In the genome of Syntrophomonadaceae bacterium, the window AGTGCTTATTTTGGATTGCCCTAAGGCGTAATCACACTAGTGTAATCATACATCACTGCAAGATTAATGCCAAAGATAGAAGATTATTTTCGCACTTAACTAAAAACAGTTACATTTTAGAATTTTCCAAATTATTGTAAAACTTAGGCAATGCAAAAACAACTCAAAGGTCCTCGGGATTACCCTGGTCAGACCTTCTAGACATAATGGCTTTAAAAATGCAAAAATGCCAGAATAAATGCATCAATGCATGGAATATCAAAAAGGCGGCCTTAAATCGCTACCGGTAGCGGTTTAAGGCCTAATATATTTTCATGAGGATGGTAGATTGCTAAGTTGGCCACAGGAATTTCTGCTTGGCTCCACTTAAGGGCCATTGTTCTCTGTCCTAGGATCGCTTGCGGATGTTAATTAAAAGATGCAGCCTCCAAGGCCCGATCAACAACGTCAAGTCCCATAGACAACTGCTCCTCGGTAATGACAAGAGGAACCAGGAACCGGATCACATTGCTGAATACGCCGGCACTTAAGGCTAAAACACCGCTGTTAACACAGAATCTGACAACTTTCAAGGCTGCCTCTTTAGCTGGTTCTTTTGTCTGGCGGTCTTTAACCAGTTCAATAGCAACCATGGCCCCTATACCACGGACATCGCCAATCAACGGGTATTTGTCCTGCATATGTTTAAGCCGCTTAATCATAATTTCTCCCAATTGATAAGACCGGTCAGCAAGAGAGTCCCGCTCAAGCAGTTCGATTGACTTTAAAGCAGCAACACAAGATACTGGGTTGCCACCAAAAGTGCTCCCAATTTCGCCCGGGCTAGCTGCATCCATGATCTCGGCCCTGCCCACTACAGCGCTGACAGGCATCCCAGCCGCTAATGACTTGGAGAGAGTCATCATGTCAGGTTCAATGCCAAAGTGTTCAACGGCAAACATCCTTCCGGTACGGCCAAAGCCCGATTGGACCTCATCGGCAATCAGCAAAATGCCGTACTTCTCACATACTGCCTTGAGACCCTTAAGATACTCCGGCGGCGGAGCGATGAACCCCCCCTCGCCCTGAACGGGCTCCATGATTATTGCAGCAACATTTTCATGGGGGCATTCTGACAGGAAAAAACGCTCCAGGTAACTAACGCACTGCAGGTCACAGCCCGGATACTGCCGACCGAAAATACAGCGGTAGCAATAAGCTGAAGGGATTTTGTAAATCTCTGGGGCAAAGGGGCCAAACCCGAACTTATAAGGCTTAACCTTGCTGGTCAGGGTCATAGCCATCAAGGTTCTGCCGTGGAATGCGCATTCCAACGAAATGATCCCCGTCCGCTTGCTATGCTTTCTGGCCAGCTTGACAGCATTTTCAACTGCTTCGGCCCCGGAATTGGCCAACATCACTTTTTTAGGAAAGGATCCCGGGGTGATCTGGGTTAGCTTTTCTGCCAGCCGCACATAGGGTTCGTACATAGCCACATGAAAACAGGTATGCAAGAATTTCTCCGCCTGTTCTTTAACAGCGTCTACAATTTCTTTGGGACTGTGACCCACATTTACAACGCCAATACCAGCCGCAAAATCAATAAAAATATTGCCGTCCACATCTCGCACCAAGGCCCCTTTAGCTTCTTCGACAAAAATCGGGGCGTTATTCGCCAGTCCCCGGGACACATACTTCTCTCTTAATGCCAAGAGTTCCTTGGATTTGGGACCCGGGATTTCTGTCAGTAACTGCGGCTTCCACTCAAAGTCCATTTTTGCCGCCTCCTTGCTTTTGTTTTACTAAATGTTTGTATGCAAGAAGCATGCCATTATCGCTTTTATTATAATTGTTCGCTGCAAGAGGTATTTTTATTGGGTTTGCGGCGCCTGACGGACAAATATTTGTTAATTTTCCGTACAGCTGTGGATTGATTGATACCTAGAACTTCCGCTATCCGGTAAGTATTCCCGAACTGGTGATAGGCCCTGGCAATCAGCTGTTTTTCCAGCTCTTCGATGGCCCTGCTCAATGTACAAAGCCCCTGCACAATTACCACCGGCTCTTTTCGTCCGGCTGCCCTGGACAGAAACAGCTCCGGCAAATGGCTAACAGCAATTTCTTTCCGGTCACTGGTAACCACCAGCCGTTCGATCACATTTTCTAACTCCCGCACATTTCCAGGCCAATCATAATTAATGAAAAGATCCAACACCTCGGGGGCTAATTTTTTTGTGATGCCGTATTTCTCCTTAAAGCGGCCCAAACACACCTCAATTAAAAAGGGAATGTCTTCTCTCCGGCACCTGAGGGGAGGAACGGTGATGGGCACCACATTGAGCCGGTAGTACAGGTCTTCGCGGAACCCGCCCGTAGCTACCATTCTTTGGATATCCTGATTGGTAGCAGCCAGAATCCGCACATTGACAGGCCGTTCTTTATAGCCCCCTACCCTGACCACCCGCTTCTCCTGAATAACTTGTAATAATTTAGCCTGGAGCGCTAAAGGCAGTTCGGCTATCTCATCCAGGAACAATGTGCCCTGGTCAGCCATCTCAATGGTGCCCTTTTTTCCTTCTTTTCTAGCGCCGGTAAAAGCTCCCGTCTCATAGCCAAACAGCTCGGACTCCAGCAGGCTGGCCGGGATAGCGGCGCAATTGACACTGATAAACGGGCCCCGGCACCTGGGACTGTTTTGGTGGATGTGAGCTGCCAGCAAGCCCTTGCCAACTCCCGTTTCGCCTAATAAGAGGATTGTCGAGTCAACTTTAGCCACCCGTCTGGCCAGGTCAACCACCTCCCGCATAGCAGGACTCTCGGCGACCATTTGACATTTAGCCTGCTGAAGGCTTATTTGGTTTAACCGGGCGATCTGCTGCCGGTAGCTGTCTGCCAATGCCTCCGTGTCAGCCAATCTTTCCTTTAGCACATTGATTTCAGTGATATCTCTGGAGTTGATCACTATTCTTTCGATGACCCCATCCCCGTTAAACACAGGATTGCCGGTAACAACCACCTGTCGGCCGCTGCGGGTATGCTGCAATATGGTCACCCGGCGCTTTTCTTTTAATACCACCTCTGTGCAGGAAGGGAAAAAAAGACCTGCCTTAACTAATTCATCTACCGGTTTCCCGACCAACTCCTCGGGTTTAACGCCATACAGCCGCTCACAGGCAGCACTTACCCTAAGAGTAACCCTGTTTCCATCGGTAAGGTAGATCTCGTCAAAAGAAGAATCGAGCATAACCTCTAACTCTTTATTGACCTGCTGAATTTTTTTCAGCTCTTCCTGCAATGCCAAAACCTGCTGCAAGAGGCCTGGCGAATTCGACATGAATATTACCCCCAGTCCCCGGATTCAACTGGGTCTTGGCTTCAGAGGGGGATTGCTACCCCCACTGAAGCTTAGAGCCAGTTAATATAGTAGCGTAGCCGCTCTTATCCCGCCGCCTTAATTGGGGACATTCCTGTCCCGTTCAAGAAGCAGGAGGCAAGAGGCAGGAGGCAGGATGAATAAGCGGCTTTTAGTCCCTAAGCATCTGGCTCTTGCTCTTGCCTCTTGCCTCCTGCATCCTGCGTCTTGAATGGTGTGTCCCCTTTCCTTAGAAGCGGGGGTATTAGAGCGGGTAGCTATCTATGATAATAACTGAGCCGAAAAAGAACCTTAACCCTGCTTTTTTGCAATGATCAGGGCATCGGCCAGTTTAACTCCCTGGCCAGCCGGCAACACAATCAGCGGATTGATGTCGAGCTCGGCCAGGTCGTCTTTCAGGTCAACAGCCAGGTGGGATACAGCAATCAGGACTTCAGCCAAAGCAGCAGTATCTCCCTTTTCCCGTCCCCTGAAACCAGTCAGCAAGGGATACCCTTTGATTTCCCTGATCATTGCCATGGCATCCGCTTCGGAAAGAGGTGCCGGCCGCATGGCCACATCTTTAAATACTTCCACAAAAATTCCGCCCAGGCCGAACATGATCACCGGGCCAAACACAGGGTCATTATTCACGCCGACAATTACCTCAACCCCTTTGCCGATCATCTCCT includes:
- the gabT gene encoding 4-aminobutyrate--2-oxoglutarate transaminase, which produces MDFEWKPQLLTEIPGPKSKELLALREKYVSRGLANNAPIFVEEAKGALVRDVDGNIFIDFAAGIGVVNVGHSPKEIVDAVKEQAEKFLHTCFHVAMYEPYVRLAEKLTQITPGSFPKKVMLANSGAEAVENAVKLARKHSKRTGIISLECAFHGRTLMAMTLTSKVKPYKFGFGPFAPEIYKIPSAYCYRCIFGRQYPGCDLQCVSYLERFFLSECPHENVAAIIMEPVQGEGGFIAPPPEYLKGLKAVCEKYGILLIADEVQSGFGRTGRMFAVEHFGIEPDMMTLSKSLAAGMPVSAVVGRAEIMDAASPGEIGSTFGGNPVSCVAALKSIELLERDSLADRSYQLGEIMIKRLKHMQDKYPLIGDVRGIGAMVAIELVKDRQTKEPAKEAALKVVRFCVNSGVLALSAGVFSNVIRFLVPLVITEEQLSMGLDVVDRALEAASFN
- a CDS encoding sigma 54-interacting transcriptional regulator — protein: MSNSPGLLQQVLALQEELKKIQQVNKELEVMLDSSFDEIYLTDGNRVTLRVSAACERLYGVKPEELVGKPVDELVKAGLFFPSCTEVVLKEKRRVTILQHTRSGRQVVVTGNPVFNGDGVIERIVINSRDITEINVLKERLADTEALADSYRQQIARLNQISLQQAKCQMVAESPAMREVVDLARRVAKVDSTILLLGETGVGKGLLAAHIHQNSPRCRGPFISVNCAAIPASLLESELFGYETGAFTGARKEGKKGTIEMADQGTLFLDEIAELPLALQAKLLQVIQEKRVVRVGGYKERPVNVRILAATNQDIQRMVATGGFREDLYYRLNVVPITVPPLRCRREDIPFLIEVCLGRFKEKYGITKKLAPEVLDLFINYDWPGNVRELENVIERLVVTSDRKEIAVSHLPELFLSRAAGRKEPVVIVQGLCTLSRAIEELEKQLIARAYHQFGNTYRIAEVLGINQSTAVRKINKYLSVRRRKPNKNTSCSEQL